One Phocaeicola dorei genomic region harbors:
- a CDS encoding GNAT family N-acetyltransferase — protein sequence MIRRVELQDAKAITTIYNEYVEHSVATFETEPLREEDMRSRIAGIAVRFPYFVYEEEGKVVGYCYAHLWKERTAYRYTLETTVYLAPGYEGKGIGRELMERLIEECRRDGYRALIACVTEGNAASDALHLRLGFKKVSHFKKVGLKFGRWLDVVDYELLLS from the coding sequence ATGATTAGACGAGTGGAACTTCAGGATGCCAAAGCCATCACGACAATATACAATGAATATGTCGAGCACAGTGTGGCTACATTTGAAACGGAACCTTTGAGAGAGGAAGATATGCGTAGCCGTATTGCCGGAATTGCCGTCCGCTTTCCCTATTTTGTGTATGAGGAAGAAGGGAAAGTAGTGGGTTATTGTTATGCCCATCTGTGGAAGGAGAGGACTGCTTACAGGTATACGTTGGAAACAACGGTCTATTTAGCTCCTGGATACGAGGGGAAGGGCATAGGCAGGGAATTAATGGAAAGATTGATTGAAGAATGTCGTAGGGATGGGTACCGTGCACTGATAGCCTGTGTCACAGAGGGCAATGCTGCCAGTGATGCTTTGCATTTGAGGCTGGGATTTAAAAAAGTTTCCCATTTTAAGAAGGTAGGATTGAAATTTGGACGATGGTTGGATGTAGTGGATTATGAGTTGCTGTTGTCTTGA
- a CDS encoding DUF488 domain-containing protein: MTQVNIKRVYDEPSEQDGYRVLVDRLWPRGMKREYLKYDYWAKEVTPSNDLRKWFHADVEKRWGAFADMYQKELKESDAAKAFIDKIKAYSKVTLLYASKEQERNHANVLKHYLDTHL, from the coding sequence ATGACTCAAGTAAACATTAAGAGGGTTTATGATGAACCTTCTGAACAAGACGGCTATCGTGTTTTGGTAGATCGTCTGTGGCCCCGTGGCATGAAGAGGGAATATTTGAAATACGATTATTGGGCAAAAGAGGTCACTCCATCCAATGATTTAAGGAAATGGTTTCATGCGGATGTAGAAAAAAGATGGGGGGCTTTTGCGGATATGTATCAAAAAGAATTGAAAGAATCGGATGCCGCTAAAGCGTTCATTGATAAGATAAAAGCTTATTCGAAGGTAACATTACTTTACGCTTCAAAAGAACAAGAACGAAATCATGCCAACGTATTAAAACATTATTTAGACACACATTTGTAG
- the accC gene encoding acetyl-CoA carboxylase biotin carboxylase subunit, whose amino-acid sequence MIQKVLIANRGEIAVRVMRSCKEMGIRTVAVFSEADRTARHVMYADEACLIGPAASKESYLNIDNIIKAARQHHADAIHPGYGFLSENADFARRCKEEGIIFIGPSAETMEAMGDKIAARKRMIAAGVPVVPGTEQPLQSAEEAVRICNAIGYPVMLKASMGGGGKGMRLIHSEDEVVEAYNTARSESMSSFGDDTVYLEKFVEEPHHIEFQILGDNHGNVIHLFDRECSVQRRNQKIVEESPSPFLTPELRQEMGEKAVAAARAVNYSGAGTIEFLVDKNRDFYFLEMNTRLQVEHPITEEVVGVDLVKEQIRIANNEVLHLKQEELFQRGHAIECRICAEDTENNFMPSPGIIKQLTEPNGIGVRIDSYVYEGYEIPIYYDPMIGKLIVWATTRQYAIERMRRVLYEYKITGLKTNLSYLKRIMHTPDFVKGEYNTLFIEKNSRMLLRGNGNNEEIENIAMIASYIDYLMNLEENKSPQLSDARPISRWREFGLQKGVLRI is encoded by the coding sequence ATGATACAAAAGGTTCTAATTGCCAACCGTGGCGAGATAGCCGTGCGCGTTATGCGCTCTTGTAAAGAGATGGGTATCCGCACTGTGGCTGTTTTTTCGGAAGCCGACCGTACGGCGCGTCATGTGATGTATGCAGACGAAGCCTGCCTGATAGGGCCTGCCGCTTCCAAAGAAAGTTATCTGAATATAGATAATATCATTAAAGCTGCAAGGCAACATCATGCCGATGCCATTCATCCCGGTTATGGTTTTTTGTCCGAGAATGCTGATTTTGCCCGCCGATGCAAAGAGGAGGGGATCATCTTTATCGGCCCTTCCGCCGAGACGATGGAAGCGATGGGTGACAAGATTGCCGCCCGTAAGCGTATGATTGCCGCAGGCGTTCCCGTGGTCCCCGGTACGGAACAACCGTTGCAAAGTGCCGAAGAGGCGGTACGTATCTGTAATGCAATAGGCTATCCTGTCATGCTGAAGGCTTCTATGGGAGGCGGCGGTAAAGGGATGAGGCTGATACACAGTGAAGACGAAGTGGTGGAGGCATATAACACCGCCCGTTCCGAGTCCATGTCTTCTTTCGGGGATGATACGGTTTATCTGGAAAAATTTGTGGAGGAACCCCATCATATAGAATTTCAAATTCTGGGTGACAATCATGGCAATGTAATCCATCTGTTTGACCGCGAGTGTTCTGTCCAGCGTCGCAACCAGAAGATTGTAGAGGAGAGCCCGTCTCCGTTCCTTACTCCGGAACTCCGCCAGGAGATGGGGGAAAAGGCAGTGGCTGCCGCCAGGGCGGTGAACTATTCGGGAGCCGGAACTATCGAGTTTCTGGTGGACAAGAACCGCGATTTCTATTTTCTGGAGATGAACACCCGTTTGCAGGTGGAGCATCCCATCACCGAAGAAGTGGTGGGCGTGGATCTGGTAAAAGAACAAATCCGTATAGCCAATAACGAGGTGCTGCACCTGAAGCAAGAAGAACTTTTCCAGCGCGGTCATGCCATCGAATGTCGTATCTGTGCGGAAGACACGGAGAACAACTTCATGCCTTCGCCGGGTATCATCAAACAGCTGACGGAGCCTAACGGCATCGGCGTACGCATTGACAGCTACGTTTACGAAGGTTACGAGATTCCCATCTATTACGACCCGATGATAGGCAAGCTGATTGTATGGGCTACGACCCGCCAATATGCCATAGAACGTATGCGCCGGGTACTTTACGAGTACAAGATTACGGGGCTGAAGACCAACCTCAGTTATCTGAAACGCATCATGCATACCCCCGACTTTGTAAAGGGTGAGTATAATACCTTGTTCATAGAGAAGAACTCGCGTATGCTGCTCCGTGGCAACGGTAATAATGAGGAGATTGAGAATATCGCCATGATCGCCTCTTATATTGACTATCTGATGAATCTGGAAGAGAACAAGAGTCCCCAGCTGTCTGATGCCCGTCCCATCAGCCGCTGGCGTGAGTTCGGCTTGCAGAAAGGAGTATTGAGAATCTGA
- a CDS encoding acetyl-CoA carboxylase biotin carboxyl carrier protein subunit, producing the protein MEIHIGDRVADVTLVSKEGNKVQFMIDGKPYDVDIVMAENGSCSILHDGNSFNAELIRGEGGKSYDVNMFYRSYHVDIVDTQTKYLRMKKGGEERQDDKIVAPMPGKVVKIPVRKGDRLSSGDIVVVLEAMKMQSNYKVTSDCTVRDILVNEGDSVNANQVLIVLDIIKED; encoded by the coding sequence ATGGAAATACATATTGGAGACCGCGTAGCCGATGTGACGTTGGTGAGCAAGGAAGGAAACAAGGTACAGTTTATGATTGACGGAAAACCGTATGATGTGGATATCGTTATGGCCGAGAACGGAAGCTGTTCTATCCTGCACGATGGCAATTCCTTCAATGCCGAACTGATCCGTGGGGAGGGTGGAAAGAGTTATGATGTGAATATGTTCTACCGTTCCTATCATGTGGACATAGTGGACACCCAGACCAAGTATCTGCGTATGAAAAAGGGCGGCGAGGAGAGACAGGATGACAAGATTGTAGCTCCCATGCCCGGAAAGGTTGTAAAAATTCCCGTCCGGAAAGGAGACCGTCTGTCATCCGGGGATATTGTGGTAGTGCTGGAGGCCATGAAGATGCAGAGCAACTACAAAGTGACCTCGGACTGCACGGTAAGGGATATCCTGGTCAATGAAGGGGATTCCGTCAATGCTAACCAGGTATTAATAGTATTGGATATAATAAAAGAAGATTGA
- a CDS encoding acyl-CoA carboxylase subunit beta: protein MTREEIYSRFKELDKRASLGGGVDKIEKQHAQGKMTARERIGMLLDKGTFNELDKLVNHRCTNFGMEKKQIAGDGMVTGYGKIDGRPVFVYAYDFTAHGGSLSETNAAKIVKVQQLALKTGAPVIALNDSGGARIQEGVNSLAGYASIFYQNTIASGVIPQISAILGPCAGGACYSPALTDFIFMVKEKSHMFITGPDVVKTVTNEEVGKEELGGAYTHSSKSGVTHFMCDNEEETLMSIRELLSFLPSNNMEDAPLVPCNDDIHRQVEALQTVIPEDPNMPYDIKDIIEPVLDNQYFFEVMPHFAKNVVVGFGRLGGRSVGIVANQPAWLAGVLDIDASDKAARFIRFCDCFNIPLITFEDVPGFLPGTIQEHNGIIRHGAKIVYAYAEATVPKVTLITRKAYGGAYIVMSSKPTGADVNLAYPQAEIAVMGAAGAVNILYRKSTPEEKQEIIKDYEDKFSNPYCAAERGLIDEVIMPRDTRYKLIQALEMCHNKNQSNPPKKHGNMPL, encoded by the coding sequence ATGACAAGAGAAGAAATATACAGCCGGTTTAAAGAGCTGGACAAACGCGCGTCGCTGGGCGGCGGTGTGGACAAGATCGAGAAACAACACGCCCAAGGGAAGATGACCGCTCGCGAGCGTATCGGAATGTTGCTGGACAAAGGTACGTTCAATGAACTGGACAAGCTGGTGAACCACCGTTGTACCAACTTCGGCATGGAGAAGAAGCAGATTGCCGGAGATGGTATGGTCACCGGTTACGGAAAGATAGACGGCCGTCCGGTGTTTGTCTATGCATATGATTTTACCGCACATGGCGGCTCGCTGAGCGAGACCAATGCTGCCAAAATCGTGAAGGTGCAACAACTGGCTTTGAAGACGGGAGCTCCCGTTATCGCTTTGAACGATTCGGGAGGCGCACGCATCCAAGAAGGGGTGAACAGCCTTGCCGGATATGCCTCTATTTTCTATCAGAACACTATCGCCTCAGGTGTTATCCCGCAGATTTCCGCCATCTTGGGTCCTTGTGCCGGAGGAGCCTGCTACTCACCAGCACTAACCGATTTTATCTTTATGGTAAAAGAGAAGAGCCACATGTTCATCACCGGCCCGGATGTGGTGAAGACTGTGACTAACGAGGAGGTGGGCAAGGAAGAACTGGGCGGTGCCTATACCCACAGCAGCAAAAGCGGTGTGACCCATTTTATGTGCGACAATGAGGAGGAAACGCTGATGAGTATCCGCGAATTGCTGAGTTTCCTGCCTTCCAACAATATGGAGGATGCGCCGTTGGTTCCCTGCAACGATGACATCCATCGTCAGGTGGAGGCGTTGCAGACTGTCATTCCCGAAGATCCGAATATGCCTTATGATATAAAGGATATCATCGAACCGGTGCTGGATAACCAGTATTTCTTCGAGGTGATGCCTCACTTTGCTAAAAATGTGGTGGTGGGGTTCGGTCGCCTGGGAGGTCGTTCCGTAGGTATTGTTGCCAATCAGCCCGCCTGGCTGGCTGGCGTCCTTGACATTGACGCCAGTGACAAGGCTGCCCGTTTTATCCGTTTCTGCGACTGCTTTAACATTCCTCTGATCACTTTCGAGGATGTTCCCGGCTTCCTGCCCGGAACAATACAGGAACACAACGGCATCATCCGCCACGGTGCGAAGATAGTTTATGCATACGCCGAAGCTACAGTGCCCAAGGTAACTTTAATTACCCGTAAAGCTTACGGAGGTGCCTACATTGTCATGTCCAGCAAACCGACGGGAGCCGATGTGAACCTGGCTTATCCACAGGCGGAAATAGCCGTTATGGGAGCTGCGGGAGCTGTAAATATCCTCTATCGGAAATCCACTCCTGAAGAAAAACAAGAAATAATCAAAGATTACGAAGATAAATTCTCTAACCCTTATTGTGCGGCAGAACGCGGCTTGATTGATGAAGTGATTATGCCCCGTGACACCCGCTATAAACTCATTCAGGCTTTGGAAATGTGTCACAACAAAAACCAAAGCAATCCGCCTAAAAAGCACGGCAATATGCCTTTATGA
- a CDS encoding S28 family serine protease produces MKHTHSFMLWAILAVLLPLQMTQAAAPPTELQKRLQNLPDISDIKPMQSDAYPEKYVFFINQLLDPHHPEAGNFKQRVILSHVGFDRPTVLVTEGYAAHYATHPRYQEELSKLFNANLVFVEYRYFGESMPKPCNWDYLTVENSLYDLHHVTTTLKQLYDQKWIATGISKGGQTTMFYRTYFPDDVDISVPYVAPLNKSLEDGRHEPFIANKVSTPENRKRVENFQLEVLKRKNQLLPMFEKYCSDKGYTFRIPIAEVYDFNVLEYSFALWQWGTPVNKIPETDADDHTLFKHFMAICEPDYFSEQSPYPSFNVQAAKELGYYGYDIKPFKKYLTIKSSRNYLHKVMLPPELSNLKFDKTLYNKVVKFLKENDPEMIYIYGGNDPWTASGVTWLKNKKNIKVYVLPGGSHTTRIGSFDTDTQEEIKTQINAWLNKE; encoded by the coding sequence ATGAAACACACACACTCTTTTATGTTATGGGCAATACTGGCCGTCTTGTTGCCTTTACAAATGACCCAGGCCGCAGCTCCTCCCACTGAATTACAGAAAAGACTTCAAAATCTTCCGGACATCAGTGACATTAAACCAATGCAAAGTGATGCCTATCCGGAGAAATATGTATTCTTCATTAATCAACTATTGGATCCGCATCACCCCGAAGCAGGGAATTTTAAGCAAAGGGTTATTCTCTCGCATGTAGGTTTTGACCGCCCCACTGTACTGGTTACCGAAGGCTATGCCGCCCATTATGCCACCCATCCGCGTTATCAAGAAGAGTTATCCAAATTATTCAACGCCAATCTGGTATTCGTGGAATACCGTTACTTTGGTGAGTCCATGCCGAAGCCCTGCAACTGGGATTATCTCACGGTTGAAAATTCACTGTATGATTTGCATCATGTAACCACGACTTTGAAACAACTATACGATCAGAAATGGATAGCTACTGGAATCAGCAAAGGCGGACAGACTACGATGTTCTATCGCACTTACTTTCCCGATGATGTGGATATCTCCGTACCTTACGTAGCCCCCCTCAACAAATCATTGGAGGACGGCCGTCACGAACCGTTCATTGCCAATAAAGTTTCGACTCCCGAAAACCGGAAACGAGTTGAAAACTTTCAACTGGAAGTACTTAAACGCAAAAACCAGCTGTTGCCGATGTTCGAAAAATATTGCTCAGATAAAGGATATACCTTCCGCATTCCTATAGCCGAAGTATACGACTTCAATGTATTGGAATACTCATTTGCCCTATGGCAATGGGGAACTCCTGTAAATAAAATTCCGGAAACAGATGCCGATGATCACACTCTATTCAAGCATTTCATGGCTATTTGTGAGCCGGATTATTTCTCCGAACAATCTCCCTACCCTTCTTTCAATGTGCAAGCAGCCAAAGAACTGGGGTATTACGGATATGACATCAAACCTTTCAAAAAGTATCTGACGATAAAGAGTAGCCGTAACTATCTTCATAAGGTAATGTTACCGCCCGAACTGTCAAATCTCAAATTTGACAAGACACTATATAATAAGGTAGTAAAATTCCTGAAAGAGAATGATCCCGAAATGATCTATATTTATGGCGGCAATGATCCTTGGACAGCTTCGGGCGTTACTTGGCTGAAGAACAAGAAAAACATAAAAGTTTATGTGTTACCCGGCGGCAGCCATACCACCCGTATCGGCAGCTTTGACACCGACACACAAGAAGAAATCAAGACACAGATCAATGCATGGCTGAATAAAGAATAG
- a CDS encoding cob(I)yrinic acid a,c-diamide adenosyltransferase gives MKKSMIYTKTGDKGTTSLVGGTRVPKTHIRLEAYGTVDELNSYLGLLQTYLTDEEDKQIIFRVQNKLFSVGSYLATDQTQIDLRMESRIEDEDIRMLEQAIDVIDNELPPLNAFILPGGDRGAAVGHICRTVCRRAERRILALAEECDIDARVTAFVNRLSDYLFILTRKLNHLTKTDEIFWDKSCK, from the coding sequence ATGAAGAAAAGCATGATATACACCAAAACAGGTGATAAGGGAACCACATCATTGGTAGGTGGTACTCGGGTGCCGAAAACACATATACGGCTTGAAGCCTATGGCACAGTGGATGAGTTGAACTCGTATTTGGGATTGTTGCAAACGTATTTGACGGATGAGGAGGATAAGCAAATCATTTTTCGTGTACAAAATAAATTATTCTCTGTCGGTTCGTATCTGGCAACGGATCAGACACAAATCGATTTGCGTATGGAAAGTCGTATAGAGGATGAAGACATCCGGATGTTGGAGCAGGCAATTGACGTAATTGACAATGAGCTTCCTCCTTTGAATGCTTTTATTCTGCCGGGAGGTGACCGTGGAGCAGCCGTTGGACATATTTGCCGGACGGTGTGTCGCCGTGCCGAGCGACGTATTCTTGCATTGGCTGAAGAATGTGACATAGATGCCCGTGTAACAGCATTTGTCAACCGTTTATCTGATTATTTATTCATTTTGACCCGAAAGTTAAATCATTTAACTAAAACAGATGAAATTTTTTGGGATAAAAGTTGCAAATGA
- a CDS encoding DUF2795 domain-containing protein, translating to MYWTLELASKLEDAPWPATKDELIDYAMRSGAPLEVIENLQEMEDEGEIYESIEDIWPDYPSKEDFFFNEEEY from the coding sequence ATGTACTGGACATTAGAATTGGCCTCGAAGTTAGAGGATGCTCCCTGGCCTGCTACAAAGGATGAGTTGATTGACTATGCAATGCGTTCGGGCGCTCCGTTGGAAGTAATCGAAAACTTGCAGGAGATGGAAGATGAAGGCGAAATCTATGAAAGTATAGAAGATATTTGGCCGGATTATCCGAGCAAAGAGGATTTCTTTTTCAACGAAGAGGAGTATTAA
- a CDS encoding tyrosine-type recombinase/integrase yields the protein MGRVKSLSNSGSFVLRKDNQNAKGEYQVYIQYSLDRKIAKDKTDVWVKEKEWNDKAQKVRSVHPQSVRLNKILDKKKNDIDALILDFPSEKRLTIDVLRSMVRGEYNVNEEKNQDFVQLAVDNLEALYKTEKIGISVRDNGLNGLKLFRTFLLEELGEDSISVADMTEDIVDSYIIWRKNKRNNINATINKTLTPLMKAAKLAARKGLMEASVADAISEKYLPIKTKLSDEDAEDEDVRYLTKEQLSKFVALYNVVKYPRTREYMDMFLFAFHACGLRFSDILTLQWMHVDLEKHKLKKKLYKGKVPHEIALNDAALKILEQWKMKNRSNRFVFALLPDDFNLADEEELNRMRINKNTPIKVSLKALGHKIGGLSFNLTMHVARHTFAVFALNNGVDVHKVSCLLAHSSVMVTEKVYAKFLPETLQKEVETKLNFDFTPDYNTAVD from the coding sequence ATGGGACGAGTTAAGTCATTAAGTAATTCAGGCAGCTTTGTATTGCGAAAAGACAATCAAAATGCTAAAGGTGAGTATCAGGTTTATATTCAATATTCATTGGATAGGAAAATAGCCAAAGATAAAACAGATGTATGGGTAAAGGAAAAGGAGTGGAACGATAAGGCGCAGAAGGTTCGTTCCGTCCATCCTCAAAGTGTCCGATTGAATAAGATACTTGATAAGAAGAAAAATGATATTGATGCTCTGATATTGGATTTTCCTTCTGAGAAACGTTTAACAATTGATGTGTTGCGCTCAATGGTTAGAGGTGAATATAATGTGAATGAGGAGAAAAACCAGGATTTTGTGCAGTTGGCTGTTGATAATTTGGAGGCATTATATAAAACAGAAAAGATAGGTATAAGTGTTCGTGATAATGGTTTAAATGGTTTGAAACTGTTTCGTACTTTTCTTTTGGAAGAGTTAGGCGAGGATAGTATTAGTGTTGCTGATATGACGGAAGATATAGTAGATTCTTATATTATATGGCGAAAAAATAAACGTAATAATATAAATGCCACTATCAATAAGACATTAACCCCGTTGATGAAGGCTGCAAAACTTGCGGCTAGAAAAGGGTTGATGGAAGCTTCTGTTGCTGATGCAATTTCAGAAAAGTATTTGCCGATTAAAACGAAATTATCGGATGAAGATGCGGAAGATGAAGATGTCCGCTACTTGACTAAAGAACAGTTGAGTAAGTTTGTTGCGTTGTATAATGTAGTGAAATATCCACGCACAAGGGAATATATGGATATGTTCTTATTTGCCTTTCATGCTTGCGGTTTACGCTTCTCCGATATACTCACCCTTCAATGGATGCACGTTGATTTGGAAAAGCATAAGTTGAAGAAAAAATTATATAAAGGAAAAGTGCCACATGAAATTGCTTTGAATGATGCGGCATTAAAAATCTTGGAGCAATGGAAAATGAAAAATAGAAGTAACCGTTTTGTCTTTGCTTTGCTGCCTGATGATTTTAATTTGGCTGATGAAGAAGAGCTTAATCGAATGCGGATTAATAAAAACACTCCTATAAAGGTGTCGTTAAAAGCATTAGGGCATAAAATCGGTGGTTTGTCATTCAACTTGACGATGCACGTTGCAAGACATACATTTGCAGTGTTCGCTTTGAATAATGGGGTTGATGTGCATAAGGTTAGTTGTTTGTTGGCTCATAGTAGTGTGATGGTAACAGAAAAAGTGTATGCGAAATTCTTACCCGAAACATTACAAAAAGAGGTGGAAACAAAGCTGAACTTTGATTTCACCCCTGATTATAATACTGCTGTTGATTAA
- a CDS encoding helix-turn-helix domain-containing protein yields MSYELIDNETMNKLFLNIEVLSRQVKELSEKSKFTEKEIYTNSEIRELLGVQDKLIRKYRDERKLGFHKEGDKFWYTRKDILQFLSHNHYEAYAYN; encoded by the coding sequence ATGAGTTACGAATTAATTGATAATGAAACAATGAACAAATTATTTTTAAATATAGAAGTTCTAAGCAGACAAGTAAAAGAGCTATCTGAAAAATCAAAATTTACAGAAAAAGAAATTTACACAAATAGTGAAATCAGAGAATTACTTGGGGTACAAGACAAGTTAATACGAAAGTACCGAGACGAGAGAAAATTAGGATTCCATAAAGAAGGGGATAAATTTTGGTATACCCGAAAAGATATACTCCAATTTTTATCCCACAATCATTATGAAGCCTATGCTTACAATTAA
- a CDS encoding SH3 beta-barrel fold-containing protein, which produces MQAIILSSNTAIRAEVITLRTNARKIDGISKAVLVEQLKEKLKSGKIVKFAYLKSNGEVRIAFGTTNHDFVKDKVYGWGASRENYATTAYFDLEKCGWRSFRWENLIAVF; this is translated from the coding sequence ATGCAAGCAATTATTTTAAGTTCCAATACTGCAATTAGAGCAGAAGTTATTACTCTTCGTACTAATGCACGTAAAATTGATGGGATTTCCAAAGCTGTTTTAGTTGAACAACTGAAAGAAAAATTGAAAAGTGGAAAAATTGTCAAATTCGCCTATTTGAAAAGTAATGGTGAAGTTCGTATTGCATTTGGCACAACCAATCACGATTTCGTAAAGGATAAGGTTTATGGGTGGGGCGCAAGTCGTGAAAATTATGCTACTACTGCTTATTTCGACTTAGAAAAATGTGGTTGGCGTTCGTTTCGTTGGGAGAACTTAATTGCTGTATTCTAA
- a CDS encoding recombinase family protein gives MGNYVAYLRQSTTKQERSGLGIEAQRDIISSFVKEGVILAEYVETESGRKSDRPKLHEALALCRKTNSILIVAKLDRLSRNVAFTSKLLESDVEIIFCDFPQANRLILHIISSIAEYEANLISQRTRQSLKAKKERGVKLGKSENLMDKHNEAIAHSNQTNRIKAQNNANNMRAVALLRSMIKEGLTISQMTKQLNEQGFVSSKGCKFQIVQVQRLIQRYVA, from the coding sequence ATGGGTAACTATGTGGCATATTTGAGACAATCTACCACCAAGCAGGAAAGAAGTGGTTTAGGCATCGAAGCACAAAGGGATATTATTAGTTCTTTTGTAAAAGAAGGTGTAATATTGGCTGAATACGTAGAAACTGAAAGTGGTAGAAAGTCAGACCGTCCCAAGTTGCATGAAGCATTGGCTCTGTGCCGAAAAACAAATTCTATCCTTATTGTGGCGAAACTTGACCGATTAAGTCGTAATGTAGCTTTCACTTCAAAGTTATTGGAAAGTGACGTTGAAATTATATTCTGTGACTTTCCGCAAGCAAATAGGCTGATATTACATATTATTTCATCTATTGCAGAGTACGAAGCCAATCTGATAAGCCAACGTACCCGACAATCATTGAAAGCCAAGAAGGAACGGGGTGTAAAACTTGGCAAATCGGAAAATTTAATGGACAAGCATAATGAAGCAATTGCCCATAGTAATCAGACCAATCGAATAAAAGCACAAAATAATGCTAATAATATGCGTGCGGTTGCATTGTTGCGGTCAATGATAAAAGAAGGACTGACAATTTCGCAAATGACAAAGCAATTAAATGAACAAGGTTTTGTTTCTTCAAAAGGTTGTAAATTTCAGATTGTTCAAGTTCAAAGACTAATTCAAAGATATGTGGCATAA
- a CDS encoding zinc ribbon domain-containing protein translates to MALIKCSECGNMISDKSENCIYCGSPISISLKTLIPCPECGTLIEETAEKCTKCGFPFIPKKQLECPECGKEINEGVEECPECGFPFISSKEPIRCPECGKEISEQSKNCPECGYPLETNENQESLLINCKACGKAISKEAEICPHCGQKSDEKIEEEYSNNRIDVVVGFLQFAAGLVALYFMFKSCSN, encoded by the coding sequence ATGGCACTTATTAAATGTAGTGAATGTGGTAATATGATTTCTGACAAATCAGAAAATTGTATCTATTGTGGCTCACCTATATCAATTTCATTAAAAACATTAATACCTTGCCCCGAATGTGGGACATTAATAGAAGAAACGGCTGAAAAATGCACAAAATGTGGTTTTCCCTTTATTCCTAAAAAGCAGTTGGAATGTCCTGAATGTGGTAAGGAAATAAATGAAGGAGTAGAAGAATGTCCTGAATGCGGTTTTCCTTTTATTTCTTCCAAAGAACCAATTAGATGTCCTGAATGTGGTAAGGAAATAAGTGAACAGTCTAAAAATTGCCCTGAATGTGGCTATCCATTAGAAACAAATGAAAACCAAGAATCACTCTTAATTAATTGTAAAGCGTGTGGTAAAGCAATATCAAAAGAGGCTGAGATTTGTCCGCATTGCGGTCAAAAATCAGATGAAAAAATAGAAGAAGAATATAGTAATAATCGTATTGATGTTGTAGTTGGCTTTCTTCAATTTGCAGCAGGATTAGTTGCACTATACTTTATGTTTAAAAGTTGTTCAAATTAA
- a CDS encoding zinc ribbon domain-containing protein, producing the protein MSLIKCPNCKATVSDKATVCPKCGKTTQYSTKSAKIAIWIFVIFFGLSGVCIVYDKFFKFSTVSLTTKNAQYHSFICKADAEGDHKITLYDNTFYYEVKMHYADEWLRVAKGTYEVKEFISNKKKKIGVFVRVEQKPDLSFLVIDLSEMNLYWAEQYIGKVEIE; encoded by the coding sequence ATGAGTTTAATTAAATGCCCGAATTGTAAAGCAACAGTGTCGGATAAGGCAACTGTTTGTCCTAAATGTGGTAAAACCACACAGTACTCAACAAAGAGTGCCAAAATAGCAATATGGATATTCGTAATATTCTTTGGTCTTAGTGGTGTTTGCATTGTTTATGATAAATTTTTTAAATTTTCTACTGTTAGTTTGACTACTAAAAATGCACAATATCACAGCTTTATATGTAAAGCCGATGCAGAGGGAGACCATAAAATAACACTATATGATAATACATTTTATTATGAAGTAAAGATGCACTATGCAGATGAATGGCTCCGAGTAGCCAAAGGTACTTATGAAGTAAAAGAATTTATTTCTAATAAAAAGAAAAAAATAGGTGTATTTGTTAGAGTGGAACAAAAACCTGACCTTTCATTTTTAGTTATTGATTTGTCTGAAATGAATTTATATTGGGCAGAGCAATATATCGGGAAAGTTGAAATTGAATGA